From the Falsibacillus albus genome, one window contains:
- a CDS encoding ribonuclease J, with protein MLNRETEMIKIIPLGGVGENGKNMYVLEIDHEMFVIDSGLMFPENEMLGIDIVIPDISYLVENKDRIQGIFLTHGHEDALGSLSYVLKKIKVPVFGTKLTVALAKEKLKEQDYKGAPPKFVTIHSDSRLTFETVEISFFKTTHSIPDSIGLCFHTSEGNIVHTGDFKFDQAAEGMYQPEIGKMAAIGQEGVLCLLSDSTDAERPGYSISESVIACQMSDSFHQAKGRIIVACFASNLIRIQHVFRAAKENDRKVALVGKNIQRVIDLAVNLEYLEVDSDQIVSVEEINQLHDDEIVILTTGIQGEPIEALQKMAKQAHKLVNIQEGDTVFITATPSPGLEILMFKTMDMLFRAGANVLSSYKKVHVSGHGSQEELKLMLNLMKPKYFIPVQGEYRMLKAHAKIAQSLGMDSHQIFIPEKGDVIEYKKERMKMSGKVAAGNVLIDGIGVGDVGNIVLRDRRLLSQDGIFTVVVTLNKKTRSIASGPEIISRGFVYVRESEKLMEQSTKLVKDIVEGYLARDAYEWSNIKQDIRDQLNYLLFEKTKRRPMILPIIMEV; from the coding sequence TTGCTAAATAGAGAGACTGAAATGATTAAGATCATTCCACTTGGTGGAGTAGGAGAAAACGGAAAAAATATGTATGTTCTTGAAATTGACCATGAAATGTTCGTTATCGATTCGGGTTTGATGTTCCCGGAAAACGAAATGCTTGGTATTGATATTGTTATTCCTGATATTTCTTACTTGGTTGAAAATAAAGATCGCATCCAAGGAATATTCTTGACTCATGGCCATGAAGATGCATTGGGAAGCCTTTCCTACGTTCTTAAAAAAATAAAAGTTCCTGTCTTTGGAACAAAGCTTACAGTGGCTCTTGCTAAAGAGAAGCTAAAGGAACAGGATTACAAAGGGGCTCCACCAAAATTCGTCACCATCCATTCTGATTCAAGATTAACATTCGAAACAGTCGAGATTTCATTCTTTAAAACGACACATAGCATCCCAGATTCCATTGGTCTATGTTTTCATACATCTGAAGGAAATATTGTCCATACGGGTGATTTTAAATTCGACCAGGCGGCTGAAGGCATGTATCAACCAGAAATCGGAAAAATGGCAGCAATCGGTCAAGAAGGCGTTTTATGCTTATTATCCGACAGTACTGATGCTGAACGCCCAGGGTACTCCATCTCGGAGTCGGTCATTGCTTGTCAAATGTCCGATTCATTTCATCAAGCAAAGGGCAGGATCATCGTTGCATGCTTCGCTTCCAATTTGATTCGGATTCAGCATGTGTTCAGGGCTGCCAAGGAAAATGACAGAAAAGTGGCGCTTGTAGGAAAAAACATCCAGAGAGTGATTGATCTTGCTGTAAATTTGGAGTATCTGGAAGTCGACAGCGACCAAATCGTTTCTGTAGAAGAAATCAATCAGCTACATGATGATGAAATCGTGATTTTGACGACGGGGATTCAAGGGGAACCGATCGAGGCGCTTCAAAAAATGGCCAAACAAGCACATAAATTAGTGAACATCCAGGAAGGCGATACCGTATTCATCACTGCAACTCCGTCCCCTGGATTGGAAATTCTCATGTTCAAAACGATGGACATGCTGTTTAGGGCAGGGGCGAACGTTTTGTCCAGCTATAAAAAAGTCCATGTTTCTGGCCATGGAAGCCAAGAAGAATTAAAATTGATGCTGAACCTGATGAAGCCTAAATATTTCATTCCTGTACAAGGGGAATATAGGATGTTAAAGGCCCATGCGAAAATCGCCCAAAGCTTGGGGATGGATTCTCATCAAATATTCATTCCTGAAAAAGGTGATGTCATTGAATATAAGAAAGAAAGAATGAAGATGTCCGGCAAGGTTGCCGCTGGCAATGTCCTAATAGATGGTATCGGTGTAGGGGATGTAGGGAACATCGTATTGCGTGATAGAAGGCTCCTATCTCAGGATGGAATATTCACTGTTGTGGTGACATTAAATAAAAAGACAAGAAGCATCGCATCGGGTCCCGAAATCATTTCACGAGGATTTGTCTATGTGCGGGAATCGGAAAAATTGATGGAGCAATCGACCAAACTGGTAAAGGACATCGTAGAAGGCTACCTTGCGAGGGATGCTTATGAATGGTCCAATATCAAGCAGGATATACGAGACCAGCTGAATTATCTATTATTTGAGAAAACGAAGCGCCGTCCAATGATCTTGCCGATCATTATGGAAGTATAA
- a CDS encoding DNA translocase FtsK, whose amino-acid sequence MAKRKKRSRKSTDLKRTLQFELIGILLAALSVISIIKLGAVGKAVVLFFRFFLGEWYMTALIGIILLAGYFMVKREWPYFFKRRLVGLYVMLSSMLLLSHLQIFGQMAKSGPFKNPSVITNTWEMFWMEVRGETSTQELGGGMIGAILFAMSHFLFDSKGTKIVAIVLILVGFILITGKSIGDSVAKVGNIFGTFFQEQWEAFREDMREWSEERKNKKQQKQEQGKKEKKKPKEAPAEPDSYSNEEDQPAEKLEPIISSFADRAYSSSSAGPGSGDETDGKGKAMIGEESGKALDEGEENAPPITFTEVENEDYQLPSIGILKMPRATDQSNEYELIHANAAKLERTFQSFGVKARVTQVHLGPAVTKYEVHPDVGVKVSKIVSLSDDLALALAAKDIRIEAPIPGKSAIGIEVPNSEVAMVSLREVLESKENDKPDAKLQIGLGRDITGEAVLAELNKMPHLLVAGATGSGKSVCINGIITSILMRAKPHEVKLMMIDPKMVELNVYNGIPHLLAPVVTDAKKASQALKKVVSEMERRYELFSHTGTRNIEGYNEHVKRHNTETGEKQPLLPYIVVLVDELADLMMVASNDVEDSITRLAQMARAAGIHLIIATQRPSVDVITGVIKANIPSRIAFAVSSQTDSRTILDMGGAEKLLGRGDMLFLPVGASKPVRVQGAFLSDEEVEEIVDFVIGQQKAQYQEEMIPEDIPETSEEVEDELYDDAVQLVAEMQTASVSMLQRRFRIGYTRAARLIDAMELRGVVGPYEGSKPRTVLVSKSSEEHTS is encoded by the coding sequence ATGGCAAAGAGAAAAAAAAGAAGCCGAAAATCAACGGATTTGAAAAGGACCCTTCAATTTGAATTGATCGGGATTCTGTTGGCGGCGCTCAGCGTCATTTCCATCATCAAGCTTGGAGCCGTGGGCAAGGCCGTCGTGCTTTTCTTTCGCTTTTTCCTTGGTGAATGGTATATGACCGCACTCATTGGAATCATACTCTTAGCAGGATATTTTATGGTGAAGAGGGAATGGCCCTACTTTTTCAAAAGAAGGCTTGTAGGACTTTATGTCATGCTGTCGAGCATGCTTCTTCTCAGCCATCTTCAAATTTTCGGCCAAATGGCCAAATCCGGTCCTTTCAAAAATCCAAGCGTCATCACCAACACATGGGAGATGTTCTGGATGGAGGTAAGAGGGGAGACAAGTACACAGGAACTCGGCGGAGGAATGATCGGTGCCATCCTTTTTGCCATGTCGCATTTTTTATTCGATTCAAAAGGCACCAAAATCGTCGCAATTGTATTGATCTTGGTTGGTTTTATATTGATTACCGGCAAATCGATCGGCGATTCCGTGGCAAAGGTCGGAAATATTTTTGGGACATTTTTTCAAGAACAATGGGAAGCCTTCCGTGAAGATATGAGGGAATGGTCAGAGGAAAGAAAGAATAAAAAACAACAGAAGCAAGAACAAGGGAAAAAAGAAAAGAAGAAACCGAAAGAAGCTCCAGCTGAACCTGACTCATATTCCAATGAAGAGGATCAACCGGCTGAGAAGCTAGAACCGATCATTTCTAGCTTTGCAGACAGGGCTTATTCTTCCTCTTCCGCTGGTCCAGGTTCCGGCGATGAAACGGACGGAAAAGGAAAGGCAATGATTGGAGAAGAAAGCGGCAAGGCATTGGACGAAGGGGAAGAAAATGCACCACCCATTACATTTACTGAAGTCGAAAATGAAGATTATCAATTGCCATCCATCGGAATTTTGAAAATGCCTAGAGCAACAGATCAAAGCAATGAATACGAATTAATTCATGCAAACGCGGCAAAACTCGAACGGACGTTCCAAAGTTTCGGTGTAAAGGCGCGCGTCACACAAGTGCATCTTGGACCGGCGGTGACGAAATATGAAGTTCATCCCGATGTGGGAGTGAAGGTAAGCAAAATCGTAAGCTTGAGCGATGACTTAGCATTGGCCCTCGCAGCAAAGGATATCCGCATCGAGGCACCGATCCCTGGAAAATCGGCTATCGGGATAGAAGTGCCAAACTCGGAGGTAGCCATGGTTTCTTTACGGGAAGTATTGGAATCCAAAGAAAATGACAAGCCGGATGCCAAGCTGCAAATCGGACTTGGCAGAGATATAACAGGAGAAGCTGTATTGGCAGAACTCAATAAAATGCCGCATTTATTGGTTGCTGGTGCAACCGGCAGCGGAAAAAGTGTTTGCATCAATGGAATTATCACGAGTATTTTAATGAGGGCAAAGCCTCATGAAGTAAAATTAATGATGATTGATCCAAAAATGGTAGAGTTAAACGTTTATAATGGAATTCCCCATTTATTGGCGCCGGTTGTGACTGATGCGAAAAAAGCTTCTCAGGCATTAAAAAAGGTCGTCAGTGAAATGGAACGAAGATATGAGCTATTCTCCCACACGGGTACAAGGAATATTGAAGGCTACAATGAACATGTCAAACGCCATAATACAGAAACGGGAGAAAAACAGCCCCTTCTTCCATATATTGTCGTTCTCGTCGATGAGCTGGCAGACTTAATGATGGTAGCTTCCAATGATGTGGAAGACTCCATTACGAGGCTTGCCCAGATGGCAAGGGCTGCGGGGATCCATTTGATCATCGCTACGCAGCGCCCATCTGTTGATGTCATAACTGGTGTCATCAAGGCAAATATCCCATCACGAATTGCATTCGCAGTGTCCTCTCAGACCGATTCACGAACGATACTTGATATGGGTGGTGCTGAAAAGCTTTTAGGCCGAGGAGACATGCTATTCCTTCCTGTAGGGGCTTCGAAGCCTGTCCGTGTTCAAGGTGCTTTTCTATCGGATGAAGAAGTAGAGGAAATCGTTGATTTTGTCATTGGACAGCAAAAGGCACAATATCAGGAAGAAATGATTCCTGAAGATATTCCTGAGACTTCGGAGGAAGTGGAAGACGAGCTTTATGATGATGCTGTGCAATTGGTGGCAGAAATGCAGACGGCCAGCGTTTCGATGTTGCAGAGAAGGTTCAGGATCGGCTATACGAGAGCTGCGCGTTTGATTGATGCAATGGAATTAAGGGGAGTGGTCGGTCCATATGAAGGAAGCAAACCCCGGACTGTACTGGTATCAAAATCTTCGGAAGAACATACTTCTTGA
- a CDS encoding YlzJ-like family protein, translated as MILYTTVPQELIFPADASSYSNQKMVTFNGVPLMVEQNERGYRVLRVLSSDPSHFLDRSYEPGQYIQM; from the coding sequence ATGATCCTATATACGACCGTCCCCCAGGAGCTCATCTTTCCTGCTGATGCATCAAGCTATTCGAATCAAAAAATGGTCACGTTCAACGGAGTGCCGTTAATGGTTGAACAAAATGAGCGAGGCTACAGGGTTCTTCGCGTTTTAAGCAGCGATCCATCACATTTTTTAGATCGGTCCTATGAACCCGGCCAATATATTCAAATGTAG
- a CDS encoding ClpP family protease, with protein MEYHMNEEPQKDKDEKDDKPSGLMEKIQQLGQTNVAQLSQDSKIHCLTIVGQIEGHMQLPPQNKTTKYEHVIPQLVAIEQNPKIEGLLVLLNTVGGDVEAGLAISEMIASLSKPTVSIVLGGGHSIGVPIAVSCDYSFIAETATMTIHPVRLTGLVIGVPQTFEYLDKMQDRVVNFVTKHSEMSEEKFKDLMFAKGNLTRDIGTNVVGADAVKDGLINEVGGIGKAMMKLNEMIEMKAEHKDQEGMIQ; from the coding sequence ATGGAATACCACATGAATGAAGAGCCGCAAAAGGATAAAGATGAAAAAGATGATAAACCATCAGGTTTAATGGAAAAAATACAGCAATTGGGTCAAACGAATGTTGCTCAGCTATCGCAGGATTCCAAAATTCATTGTTTGACGATTGTTGGTCAAATTGAAGGGCATATGCAGCTGCCTCCCCAAAATAAAACCACCAAATATGAGCATGTAATACCACAATTGGTAGCAATCGAACAGAATCCGAAAATAGAAGGACTCCTCGTATTGCTGAATACCGTCGGCGGCGATGTAGAGGCTGGGCTTGCCATTTCTGAAATGATCGCTTCGTTGTCAAAGCCTACAGTATCCATTGTATTGGGGGGCGGGCATTCGATAGGGGTGCCGATTGCAGTATCATGTGATTATTCATTCATTGCAGAAACAGCCACGATGACGATACATCCTGTCAGGTTGACCGGTTTGGTGATCGGGGTCCCACAAACCTTTGAGTATTTAGATAAAATGCAGGATCGTGTAGTGAATTTTGTAACGAAGCACTCAGAGATGTCTGAAGAAAAATTCAAGGACTTGATGTTTGCCAAAGGTAATTTAACAAGGGATATCGGAACAAATGTAGTGGGGGCTGATGCCGTGAAGGATGGATTGATCAATGAAGTCGGCGGCATCGGAAAAGCGATGATGAAATTGAATGAAATGATTGAAATGAAAGCAGAGCATAAAGATCAAGAGGGGATGATTCAATGA